The DNA sequence TTTATCGGCGATGAGGCCGTAGTGGCTCGCCCTTCCCAATTCGAGGTATGGGGCGGGGGACGAAATGTAAGCGAGCGGTACCGTACGGACGTTCTGCACGCCTGGGGTTACCAGGAGCTGAACAAGAGGTTCTTGCAGAGGCTGAGCGGGGAAAACATTGACGTGCCGGACGTTTATGCAGGTTGGCACGCCGCGAAAATGGTAGAAAAATGTAGGAACAACAGGTAAAATGATGGGAGATGGAGGAAATGGCAGGCAAACGTTGGTCTATGTTCGTATATCCCTGGGATCTTTATGACGAGGGAATCAGCCGTGCGTTGCACCGGATCAAAGCAATGGATATAGATCGGATTTTGCTGGCTGTATCCTATCATTCGGGGAAATTTTTCCTTCCTCACAATCCGCAGAAAACCATTTACTACCACGATAGTGGAAGCATATATTTTACACCTGATCTGACCAGTTACGGAGTATTGAAGCCAGCAACAGGCGAGGCTTACAGGCAGTACATGGCGAACAGGCAGCCTGACGAGGCTCCGGATTTGCTGCAAGCGGTGCTGGCAGAAGCGCATGCCTGCGGTTTGGAGGTTTATGCTTGGGTCGTAGGCTTGCATAATTCTCGGCTGGGCACACAATTTCCTATGGTAACCGTGCGCAATGCATATGGGGAATCTTATCGCCATGCTTTGTGCCCGGCGCATGAGGAATGCAGACATTATGCCGTACAGATGATTGACGACCTGGCAAGCGGCTATGAAGGCCTGGACGGCATTGTACTCGAATCATTTGATTATATGGGGCTGCTGCATGGCGATCATCATGAGTTGATTGCCGTTCCGGAACCTGACCGGCTGGAAGCATTGCTGGGGCTTTGCTTTTGCGATCGCTGCAAAAGCGGAGCAGCGGAACGGGGAATCGATGCCGATGAGCTGCAGCGGAAGGTTCGCTTGGCAGTAGAACGGATAGGGAAATGCGAGGCTCCGGAATTGGAGTCGACGGATGAGCTGCTGCAGGCGTACATGGATATGAGGGCCCGCTTTGTCGAGGCGCTCTACAGCTCAGTCCGGGAGACGGTGCTGTCAAGGGGAAAACCTCTTCCTGTATGGAGTACGCTTTGGTTGGCCGAAGGCGCAAATCCGGCGCTGTATGGAGTGAATACCGCTAGCCTTAGCCGATATGTGGACGGGTGGATCGCCTGTTATCCGTCGAACGAGTCGAATGTTTCCGCATTTGCCGAGTCGGTCCGGCAGCAGCTGGGCGATGCGCCGTTTGCCGCCGGCATCAGAATGATTGCGCCGGAAACGGTCTCACCCGATCAGATGCAGCGTTATATCCGGGCTTATCAGAAGGAAGACGTGCGGGATTTATGCTTTTATAATTACGGCTTGGCTTCAGAGGCAGTGCTGGAGCAGATCAGAGAAGGCTGAACAGGAGAAGAAGGCCAATCGGGAGGTTCAGTGTGAAAACATTTTCGAAATTGGGGGATCAAAAACTGTTACAGGAGTTGAACCGGACGTTGGTGCTGAACACCATACATCACTACGGTTCCACTTCGAGGATTGAGATTTCCAAGCTGACCAAGCTGAGTCAAAGCACAGTATCCAATGTGGTGGATGGTTTGCAGAAGGAGGGCATTCTTGTTGAAGCCGGGACGGGCAGCTCGACGAAAGCAGGCGGGCGCAAACCCACCATTCTGACGATCCGTCCGGGATATGCTTATATGCTGGCGGTCGGGATTGTGACCGAGGCATTTCATATTACGGTGCAGCTGTCCTTGTTCGATTTGCGGTTGCAGATCGTAGAGAAGACTGAGCTGGAACTGGCAGAGACAGGCGTAGAATTGATCCGTTCGATCAAGGACATCGTCCGGGAATTTATCGAGCATCATGCGGAGAAAAAAATACTGGGCATCGGCTTTTCCGTTCCGACCGTGCTGAACCGCGAAGGCGTGATGTTTCGCGGCCACCTGCTCGGGCTGGAGAATTTTCCGTTGGAGCAGGAGCTGTCCGCCGCATTTCCGACGATTCCGGTCGTGGTGGAGCAGGAGCAGCACGCCGCAGTTTTGGGCGAGCGTACGATGGGCGCCGTCAAGGATATCGAAAATCTCATCTATATTACGGTAGGCCGCGGGATCGGCTCTTCCATGATTGTCAACGGACAGTTGGTGCGCGGAGAATACGGCGGCGCAGGCGAAATCGGGCATATGTCGATCAATAAGTATGGCGAGAAGTGCATTTGCGGGAAAATGGGCTGTTTGAGGTTGTATGCGACCGAGCTGTCTTTCATCAAAAAAATCAAAGAGGCCGTAACCCATGAATTGCCCGTGCCCTTGACTGTATATAATCCGGCCATTGACAAGATTAATGTGCTGGAAGTTTACACAGAGGCTGTACGCGGAGACAGTTTCTGCAGAAGTCTGGTGGAAGGCATGCTCGACGATCTGTGCACAGCCATCAGCAATTTGGTGTATTTGTTCAATCCCAAAAAAATCATTTTGGGCGGAAACCTGCTGCTGGCCAAAGAGCTGGCCATCCCCCGGATTGCAGAAAGGCTCAATGAGATGGTCGATTCGCCTGCCTCCATGATCGAGATCGAGGCGGCGCAGCTTGGCACGCAGTCGTCTTTATACGGTGTGGCATCCCTTCTTCTGGACAAGCATTTCCTGAACAAAGATTTGCTGATGAAAGAGGGAGGATAATAAATTGACGCACACCGGCCGCAACAATGTGCTGCAGTGCTTCAGAGCGCCGAATGCAGCCAGTTTGCCCTTGCCGCTTCAAACGGTTTGGAGCAGAACGGAAACCGCAAGCTTGCTGGAAGTCGAAACTGGAGCTCCCCCCAATCTGGCTACCACGGTTCAGGCAGTCTGGAATGATTGGGGTGTATTTTTTCGATTCGATTGCAAGGATTCGTACATTTTGTCAACGTATCAGCATAGAGACGCCCCCTTGTATGAAGAGGATGCGGTCGAAATCTTTCTCAGTCCCGACGGCAATATGGAGCGCTATTACGAGTTTGAGCTAAGTCCGAGAAACGTCATCTTTGACGCTTTGATCGCCAATGATTTGCAGGGACATTGCAGCTTCGATGCAGCCTGGGATTGTGAGGGCATGCAATCGGACGTTAGCGTGGATTTGGATGCTCAACGTGTCCAGTATGAGTGTGCCATGCCTTTTTCAGCTTTGGGAAGGGAAAGGCCGGTTGAAGGGGAGGAGTGGAAAATCAACTTTTTCAGAATGGACCACTCTCCTAGCTCGGACGAAGTAGAGCTATCTGCTTGGCAGCCGACGGGAGTCCGCTATTTTCATGTACCCGAGAAATTTGGCATTCTTCGATTCAGGGGGCCGTTCTGATTGAGGGAGGCTAGCGATTTATGAGAATAATCCGAACAGAAAACTATCAAGAATTGAGCAGGCAAGCTGCGGATATGATACAGGCAGCGATTGAGAACAAGCCTGATTGTGTGCTGGGGCTGGCCACCGGCGGCACGCCCATAGGGACTTACCAGCAATTAGTCGAGCGCTACAGGGAAGGGAGCCTTGATTTCTCAAGCGTGACGACATTCAATCTGGATGAATACTACGGGGTTTCAAGCGATCAAGAACAGAGCTATCATGCCTTTATGTTTGAACATCTGTTCCGCCATATCAATGTCTCGCATGAACGGATTCACATCCCCTTTGGCATGCCGGAAGACATTGAGAAGCACTGCCACTATTACGAGCAGATCATCCAAGATGCCGGGGGCATTGATCTGCAGCTTTTGGGAATAGGCGAGAACGGTCACATCGGGTTCAATGAACCCGCCCGATGCCTGCAGGCAGACACCCATTTGGTTCAGCTGAGCCAGGAAACGATTCGTGCCAATTCCCGCTACTTCCCATCGATCGCTGAAGTGCCCAAGCAGGCAATTACGATGGGGGTTCGCACGATCTTTCAAGCCAAGAAAATCGTGCTGCTGGCTTCTGGCGCGAACAAGGCCGACATGATTGGAAGGATGCTGGACGGCAGAATCACGACGGACATTCCCGCTTCCTTGTTGAAGCTTCATCCTGATCTGACGATCATCGTGGACAGAGAAGCCGGAAGCCGGTTGGATGCGATTGCGTAACCACGGCAGCCTTGGTTCCGTTGACAGAGGAGCTGTCTCGAAAGTCATGATTTGACTTAGAGGCGGCTCCTTTTCTCTCAGAGAGTGCTGCATAGGTTTTAACGGGGGAAGGCAGGATGCGAAACTGTTGACACAAGTGGTCCCTCGGTAAAGGTCGCGGATGACCGTTAGACAGCGTTTTGTTGGATTCTCCCTGTATAACGGTCATAGCTGTCCATTAGAGACAAGATATGATGGATTTAGCCCACTCATTTCGATCTAATGGTCATGGCTGTCCGTTAGATGGATAAATAAACAAAAAACAGCCGCTAATGGACATCAATGTCCCTTACAACTCTCGCTCGCGCTATCAAGCTGCATACGGCTTTCCCAGCAGTGTGAACATAAACTTTGGAGACGGCTTGGTTTTTATTGCGTCATCCTTCCCCCTGCTCCCGATAATGCTTGGGGGATTGCCCGGTGTGTTTCTTGAAGGTCTTCGAGAACAGCAGCGGGTCTTGATATCCGACTGACCGAGCCACATCGCCGATCGTCAACTCGGGGTTGGCGAGCAGCTCGGCGGCCTTCTTCATGCGGAACTGGATCAGGTATTCCTGAATGCTGCTGTGGAAGCATTCCCGGAACAACGAGCACAGGTAGCTGCGGTCCAGTCCGACGAATCGCGCAGCTTGCGCTACGGTGATCTTCTCGGAATAGTTCGCTTCGATGAAGTCCAGCACTTTTTTCGCATAGGCTTCTTTCTTGCCGACGCGCCTGCGGGCAGGCTTCTCCGGGTTGGCTTGTACGAGCAAGGACAGCAGATTATACAGCGTTCCGAGCAGCTGCAATTCATCGGCGTAGTCGAGCTGGCCGGTTTCGGTCATGCGCATAAATTGCTTCCGGAGCTGTTCGTCCCGGTCATAGCGGAAGATCGGCTGCTCCGCGGAGAGGCCGGCCTCTGCCAGGATCGACCCTGCTTGATGGCCGTGAAAGCCGACCCAGCAATAATGCCAAGGCTGACATCGGTCCGCTTCATAGTAGGTCACGATATCCGGTGTGATAAGAAAGCCTTCACCTGCCTGCAAGGCATACGTGTTCGAGCCGACGCGATACGTTCCCCGGCCTGCCAATATATAATGAATCAGGTAATGATCCCGTACGGCCGGCCCATAATGATGCCCCGGCGCGCAAGGCTCGATTCCGTATTGCTGCACATAGAGATCGGTGTATTGCAAACGTTTCGGCACGTATTGAATCATTCCTCTTCCTCCTTCGCGTTTTCACTTTCATCCAGCATTTATCCATAGAAATTATTCAAGTCCATTCTCCAGAATCGCTGTATGCCCTTTATGATAAAAGACAATCAGCTGCTTGACAATAAAACAGAATTTCAAGTTTCGGACCATAAGAGGGCGACATAAGGAATTACACTGGACGTGCATCCTGCAGCTTTTCACCGATGCTCAGGCCTGATCCCTTTGCAGGAAGGAAATTCCTCCGCCGCTGTGGAATATGTTTCCTATCCCGATGCGGTTTCGTTCAGCGAGGCCGCCCACGATAGGAGGAGGATGATAATGGATCAACAGCGGCAAGTTAAGCAGGAAGTGCAGGGGCAGAGGAGCGTCTGGGTGGAATGGGGACGCATGGTGCAGGTCGCTTATGAGATGTATGGCACGCACAAGCTGTCACCCGCCACACCGGAGAATTTCCCAAGCGGCTGGCGGCATGTGGCGAATTTGACGATGGCGCCGCATGTTTTCTCCTACAAAGAGAAGGAATTTGCAGGGTTTATTGCCCAAAGCTTGCTCCATCCGCTGCATTACGCTGTCGCCATTCGCGGGACTGAGAGTCCGCTGGATTGGCTTAGCGATCTGGAATTCGTGCTGGAGCCCTTCCACGAGGTGCCGGATGCGGGCAAGACGGAGAAAGGCTTTACCGATTTGTACCGCAGCATGACGGTTCATAATGTGGAGGCAAGCGCGCTGGAGCCAGAGCCGGAGCCGCTTCGCCGCTTCGTGGAAAAGCTGCCGAGGGAAGCTGCGCTTGCCGTCACCGGCCACAGCCTGGGCGCGGCCATCGCGACGCTGCATGCGCTGGATGCGGCCCAGTGCCTCGCAGATGTCACCTGCGTGACCTTTGCCTCCCCAAGGGTCGGCAACCATGCGTTTGCCAAAGCCTTCGCCTCGCGCAACATTCGCCATTCGCGCATCTTCAACCATCCGGACCTCGTGCCCAAGGTGCCGGTTGAGCTGGCGGGCTATCTCCACGTCGAACCCGGTTATGAAATCAGCTCGCTGACTTCGCCGATCAAGCATTCCGTGCTCTGCTGCCATTCGCTGCAAACGTATTTGTATTTGCTCGGCGACCCGAACGCAGACATATCCAGCTGCCGTCTGCGGTCTTCCTGACGGCTGGTGACGTGCTTGCGCTCGGTGCCTCCCTTCCTTCTGTATACATAACCCATCCCTTCCTGTGAAATAGTAATAGGAGAGCATCCATCTGAGAAAAAGGAGGGACATCATGCGCTGGAGAAGCTTGGGACTAGTCATGCTCATGGTCGCCGTTGCATCGGCGGGCCTCATTATATCGGCAGACGAGGCAGCAGGCAGCGCGCCATCATACAGCTTCGGCTTTAAGAAGAGCCGCAACGGCGAGCTTCCTTCTATCGATCAGGAAGGCTTTAAGCCGATTCTGGAAAAGCACGGCGCGATCTTTCTCGGGGACACCTCTGCCAAGGAGCTGTACCTGACCTTCGACAATGGGTATGAAAACGGCTATACCGGACAGATTTTGGATGTATTGAAGGAGAAAAAGGTGCCTGCGGCATTTTTCGTTACAGGCCATTACGTGAAGGATCAGCCCGAGCTGGTCAAGCGGATGGTCGCAGAAGGCCATATCGTCGGCAATCACTCGTGGAGTCATCCCGACATGAGCCAGATTTCCGCCGAGCAAATCAAGGAAGAGCTGGAGCGTGTGGAGGAAGCCGTAGTAGCGCTCACCGGCCAGATGGGCATGCAATACTTGCGTACGCCGCGCGGCATCTTCAATGACCGGACGCTGGCGGTGAGCAAGGAGCTCGGATACACGAACGTATTTTGGTCCATCGCTTGGGCCGACTGGGATCGCAACCAGCGGAAAGGGGCCGATTATGCGTTCAAAAAAGTGACCTCCCAGCTCCATCCGGGTGCGGTGATCCTGCTGCATACCGTATCCAAGGACAACGCCGATGCGCTGGCTGCGATCATCGATGAAGCGGTAAGGCAGGGCTACACGTTCAAGAGCCTGGATGAGCTGGACCAAAGATATTATTAATGGGGCATGCAGCGATGTTCGCTGGGCCCTGTGCTATCAGACCATAATCTCTGTGCTGGAGTGCGCTGTGTACTCCGCCAGAGATTTTTTCATAGCTTCGGCCATGCGGTAGAATAAAAGGAAACGACGGTCTTATTTCTCAGCGCCCGCCTCCATCATGGCAATTAGCGGACTTTCATGGTCCAATTCAAGGGTACTCGCTTGGTCATCAGCTGCAGGGATATCACTTTGGTCCACTTTTTTCCCTTATTCAACTGTCGCTCCACAGAAACGCATCAGTAAGACCATAAATTCCCGTAACGCGCTCTAGCTTTCGCAAACGCTTAACCCGTCACACCGCTTTCCGGCACGTGAACGAAAGTCGCCTCCCATATGGCCTGTTAAGATTTTATAAAAAAGCGAGCCGCACGGATGCTATCCGGCTTTGCCCTCTGCTATGATGAAGGAGAGGTGAGAACATGAACTATATGCGATTAAAAGGCAATTTGGATCAAGCGAACCTGGACAACCGACTCCACTATCATCCGGAAATTCTGGAGTTTTATTTAAGCGAACAGGATCTGAAGCAGCCCGAGCTGATTCGCGAGCGCATCCGTCAGCTGCGGGAGCTCGGCATCAAGCCATATTTGCATCATCCTCCAAAATTCCAAGGGAAGTTTCAGGACATCATGAGCTCAGATGCGGAGGCACGGGCATACTACCGCCGCTCCTCTGAGCTTCTGGCCGAAATTTGCCGGGAGGAGAAGGCGAAGTGCGTGGTGCACGCCCATTACACCCATACGGAAAGCAGCCGAACGGTAACGAAGGAACGGACGCGCCAGCTGCGTGAAGAAATCAGGCAGGTGCTCTCTTACGCGCGGGATGTATTTGTATGGGAGGATTCAACAGAGGGGCTGTTCTGCTACGCAAATCCGTATTTGTTCGAGGAGCTGATCGTACCGCTAGAGCTGCCGCTCAATGTCGATGTCAGCCATACCTTCATCGGCTTCCGCGGCGATAACGCCAAATTGCGGGAGGTGCTTGAGCAGACGCAAGCCTATGCGACTTATTATCACTTGGTGGACAGTATGGGCCTGGCGCATGATTCGCTGCCGCTCGGCCAGGGGAAGATCGATTGGCGAATGGTCAAGCCGCTTGTTGACGGCAAAGATTTTATTTTTGAAATCAACTTGGGAGGCGATCATACGGATTGCACCCCCATGGTGGAGAGCGCCCGTTATTTCGAACGGCTTCAGGTTGATTCAGTGGCAAGCTCCTGACGTGATGCGGCTTTCGATGATATAATGGAATGATTCGCGGCAATCGCGCGAAATCATACCGCAGGGGAGCTTCGGATTATGGATTTATCCGTGCAATACTTATCCTTCTTCGTGATCCAGACGGAGGGGTTCGATCAGGATAGCAGCAAGACCTATAAGCACTATAAGACGTTGAATCGCGATCAGTATGAGGACAGCGAGCTGAAGGAATTTTTGGACGGAGAGTTCGTGCGTATCGTCAAGCGCAAGGCCGAGCTGCATCCGTCCTCGGACAATGTGCCGACCAAGATTGGACGGTTCATTGTAGAACCTGGCCATGAATGGACGAGCAATCCGAACTATAATTTGTTCCAGCGCTTGCGTATGGCATACAGTCTGGAGGCTTTTGCCGAGGCGGCGGATGAGCTGGTCCGGATGTATATGGATACGGCGGCGGTTCGCGGCGGCGCGCTGATTGCGGCATCGGTGAAGCTGC is a window from the Xylanibacillus composti genome containing:
- a CDS encoding carbohydrate-binding family 9-like protein; protein product: MTHTGRNNVLQCFRAPNAASLPLPLQTVWSRTETASLLEVETGAPPNLATTVQAVWNDWGVFFRFDCKDSYILSTYQHRDAPLYEEDAVEIFLSPDGNMERYYEFELSPRNVIFDALIANDLQGHCSFDAAWDCEGMQSDVSVDLDAQRVQYECAMPFSALGRERPVEGEEWKINFFRMDHSPSSDEVELSAWQPTGVRYFHVPEKFGILRFRGPF
- a CDS encoding AraC family transcriptional regulator gives rise to the protein MIQYVPKRLQYTDLYVQQYGIEPCAPGHHYGPAVRDHYLIHYILAGRGTYRVGSNTYALQAGEGFLITPDIVTYYEADRCQPWHYCWVGFHGHQAGSILAEAGLSAEQPIFRYDRDEQLRKQFMRMTETGQLDYADELQLLGTLYNLLSLLVQANPEKPARRRVGKKEAYAKKVLDFIEANYSEKITVAQAARFVGLDRSYLCSLFRECFHSSIQEYLIQFRMKKAAELLANPELTIGDVARSVGYQDPLLFSKTFKKHTGQSPKHYREQGEG
- a CDS encoding sugar phosphate isomerase/epimerase family protein — translated: MNYMRLKGNLDQANLDNRLHYHPEILEFYLSEQDLKQPELIRERIRQLRELGIKPYLHHPPKFQGKFQDIMSSDAEARAYYRRSSELLAEICREEKAKCVVHAHYTHTESSRTVTKERTRQLREEIRQVLSYARDVFVWEDSTEGLFCYANPYLFEELIVPLELPLNVDVSHTFIGFRGDNAKLREVLEQTQAYATYYHLVDSMGLAHDSLPLGQGKIDWRMVKPLVDGKDFIFEINLGGDHTDCTPMVESARYFERLQVDSVASS
- a CDS encoding ROK family transcriptional regulator, which encodes MKTFSKLGDQKLLQELNRTLVLNTIHHYGSTSRIEISKLTKLSQSTVSNVVDGLQKEGILVEAGTGSSTKAGGRKPTILTIRPGYAYMLAVGIVTEAFHITVQLSLFDLRLQIVEKTELELAETGVELIRSIKDIVREFIEHHAEKKILGIGFSVPTVLNREGVMFRGHLLGLENFPLEQELSAAFPTIPVVVEQEQHAAVLGERTMGAVKDIENLIYITVGRGIGSSMIVNGQLVRGEYGGAGEIGHMSINKYGEKCICGKMGCLRLYATELSFIKKIKEAVTHELPVPLTVYNPAIDKINVLEVYTEAVRGDSFCRSLVEGMLDDLCTAISNLVYLFNPKKIILGGNLLLAKELAIPRIAERLNEMVDSPASMIEIEAAQLGTQSSLYGVASLLLDKHFLNKDLLMKEGG
- the pdaA gene encoding delta-lactam-biosynthetic de-N-acetylase, which produces MRWRSLGLVMLMVAVASAGLIISADEAAGSAPSYSFGFKKSRNGELPSIDQEGFKPILEKHGAIFLGDTSAKELYLTFDNGYENGYTGQILDVLKEKKVPAAFFVTGHYVKDQPELVKRMVAEGHIVGNHSWSHPDMSQISAEQIKEELERVEEAVVALTGQMGMQYLRTPRGIFNDRTLAVSKELGYTNVFWSIAWADWDRNQRKGADYAFKKVTSQLHPGAVILLHTVSKDNADALAAIIDEAVRQGYTFKSLDELDQRYY
- a CDS encoding lipase family protein, translating into MDQQRQVKQEVQGQRSVWVEWGRMVQVAYEMYGTHKLSPATPENFPSGWRHVANLTMAPHVFSYKEKEFAGFIAQSLLHPLHYAVAIRGTESPLDWLSDLEFVLEPFHEVPDAGKTEKGFTDLYRSMTVHNVEASALEPEPEPLRRFVEKLPREAALAVTGHSLGAAIATLHALDAAQCLADVTCVTFASPRVGNHAFAKAFASRNIRHSRIFNHPDLVPKVPVELAGYLHVEPGYEISSLTSPIKHSVLCCHSLQTYLYLLGDPNADISSCRLRSS
- the nagB gene encoding glucosamine-6-phosphate deaminase, with product MRIIRTENYQELSRQAADMIQAAIENKPDCVLGLATGGTPIGTYQQLVERYREGSLDFSSVTTFNLDEYYGVSSDQEQSYHAFMFEHLFRHINVSHERIHIPFGMPEDIEKHCHYYEQIIQDAGGIDLQLLGIGENGHIGFNEPARCLQADTHLVQLSQETIRANSRYFPSIAEVPKQAITMGVRTIFQAKKIVLLASGANKADMIGRMLDGRITTDIPASLLKLHPDLTIIVDREAGSRLDAIA